The DNA sequence ATAAGTTTAGGTGGTGAATTTGGTGGTCACGAGGAGAGTGCAACTGATAGGAATGGGGGTGGTGGAAGAGGTAGGGGAAGGGGTGATGTTCCTGCAGCAAAGGCTTGGCAACAAGATGGGGACTGGACGTGTCCGAATACAAGGTCTGTGATGTGACATTGGTGAGCAGCTTTTTCTTGTTCTTTCTATTAGCAATGTTTTTTTGAATTGATAAATTCTCATCTGAATGGTGTGTCATGTATTTATTGATACCAGTTGTGGCAATGTGAATTTTGCGTTTCGTGGGGTGTGCAATCGTTGTGGAAGTGCTCGTCCTTCTGGTGCCTTTGGTGGAGGAGGAGGTGGTGGTGGTCGAGGAAGGGGGCGCAACTCCGAATCTGGGGGCCCTGGTCGGGGAGCAGCTGCTCCCACAGGTCTCTTTGGTCCTAATGATTGGCCTTGCCCCATGTAAGatgtttttattttataacaTATGTAGTCAGGActttttgtttcacttttatccTTTTATCGTGCTTCATGGTAAAGAAGCATCAGTTAACAATTTACATACATGTATTTACATTTAGAGTTGGTTTCAATGTCTTGTGCTTTAAATTTTCATTCCAGGTGCGCCAACATCAACTGGGCAAAGCGTAACAAATGTAACGTTTGCAACACTAATAAACCTGGTACTAATGAGGGTGGTGTCAGGTAATTTACAATTATACTGATATAGTATTGCTCCTTTTTACATCCCACAGGTTGACCTTGCAAGTTTCAATTTACTTTTGGTAAATGTGAAGATGTTTCTGCTGTTAAACCTTGATTCTTGTTTTGTTTTCTCTTGTAATTTGAATGTGTGTATTAAGGTATTAAAGAAAATTTGCGAAGATGCTGAAATATATGTTAATGGTTCATTGATGCTGAAATTGTGAAATACCACTTTATTAAAATATTGCACCACCAAGATTGCCCTTCTAGTATAAAAAATGAGAAATGTCAGTTGAGATTCCAATCATTAGGTTATTTTCGGATGAATGATGATTAAGTGTGTTTCTTGGCTTAAGTTGATTCTCTTTAAATCAttagtctctctctctctctctctctctctctctctctctctatatatatatatatatatatatatatatgtatatatagtctTTGTAAATTAAATCTACCAAGCATGTATATATTTGGATTTCACATCTGAAGTATTGCGACAGAGCTATTgtgtctatatacttttgaagtATTTTCTTACATGCTTTTGTTTGAACCAACCGCTCAGTTTGTGCTCTTAAAGACTGTATCATCTATTTTCCGTGCAATGGTATAAGTTAAAATTGGTTGTTGAGCTATCTATACTGTTCAGATGCATTAAGTTCTTCAGTTTATTCATTGCTTTACTGCTTGGACATAGGGGTGGTCGTGCTGGAGGTTACAAAGAGCTTGATGAAGAAGAAATAGAGGAAACTAGACGCCGTAGGCGGGAAGCAGAAGTATGATTTACTTGAGCTACCAGAAGACAAAGTTGTATTCTTTATTTCATATTGTCACTTTATCTGATTTAATTTCAGGATGATGGTGAAATGTATGATGAGTTTGGCAATTTGAAGAAGAAGTTCCGTGCCAAATTGCAGCAAGCTGAAACTGGTCAGGTGCTCCCTGGTACAGGGCGTGCAGGCTGGGAGGTTGAGGAGCTAGGTAACACTTTAACAGTCCTGATCCTTTTTCATAGTAAAGATCCTTCACATTTTGGGAATTTGTATGTTCTGTGGAGCTGTAAAATTTGAGTAAATGTTACTGCATATCTTTCCTATTGCATTTTTAGATGATTTGGTTCTGATTATGTAGCGATCATGTATATGTTTTTTGCGTGACTAACACTATTCATTGCTATTATGGAGGTTGTTTTAtcttaaatttttttaataaaatgttATTTTTGGCAGGTATGAGTGACAGAGATAGGAGAGAAAGAAGCAGAGACAGGGGCAgggaaagagaaagagatgagaGAGACACCAACAAACTTAGGGAACTGGACGACAGAGATAGACGCAGAAGCAGAAGTCGTGAGAGGGACAGAGGAAGAGACAGAGGCCGAGGTTATGATAATGATAGAGAATATGGGCGTGACAGGGAGCGCGATCGTGATCGAGAAAGGGACCGTCACCGTTACTGAAGTTGTGGAGACCTTAATTCATCAAGATAGAGACCGCAAATGGAGTTATATATTTTGGCTAGTGTTAGCAGAAATGTTGGCATGTTTAAACTGTTACCAACTCGGAGTGATTTCTATTTGCGGCTAAAGGTCTTCTTTTTCATATAGATTTCTATTTTTCATGGAGGAACTTGGATATTTCTGCTGAATTAACTGGGGTTGCAGGCATTTTTGTGGGCGCGACTTTGCTTAAAATTCAACTTATTTTTGATTGAGTTAGCTGTTATTCCTTTAAATTTCACGCCTTTATAATATACTCTGCCCTCAGTGGATTGTTTACGTTATTTTTCGGCACGTTTTTTAATGCTCGTTAAAGTATactttcataatatttttttaaaaaaaattctgaaaaaaagtttcatgtttaaatttttattattattttttaaaaaaaaatcattatgaaactatattttattgaaaTCTCAAAATATGTGCAAACAGTATATGTAAACTATTCAGCGGAATGGTATTCAGCGGAACGGAGGGAGTATTTTTCTTGAGCACAAAGTAAGCTTCACAAATATACTGATAAAGTGATTACTTCAGACTTCTGAAAGTTTTAGCAGTTACACTGAAGTTGATTACCCTAAATTTTCCTCGACCTAAATGATGATTCAAATTTAGATCACTGAATAGTATTGATCCGAATTTGGATCACTATTATTCACcgatttaaatttattttaataaaaaataatgggttcattatttttgtaattttagtttattagatttaaaatttatttgtgattatttaatgaatattaatgaTATTTTAGATGTTCATTAATGAAATGAATATGTTTTTAGCTATTTAAGTCTATAATTTTAATATTTGTAAGTGTAGTAAAAGAAATTGTCATTGACTTTATAATTTATTAGATATAATATAAATAGTTAATCATGTTTAGACATTAAATATAAGAATAAAGagatttaatataatatttatgtattataacctgtaaaataaaatttgaatcaaaatttGCATTTGGAGTGAGTCAAGTATATCGAAGTTTGGATAACTTAAcgattcaaatttaaattttttgaatcAAAATTGTTGAAGACAATGGGTTCAATTTTCTGAACTGATCCAAATTTCAACAAAACTCCTAGACAAACATAACccattatcttttataaaaataataatgtgCCAAATCGATACAAAATTGATCCCAAATATAGCGTCGTCATTTATAAAATCACGTCACAAATCATTTAGTTCCGAATTTAAACGTAGCACAAAAAAGGTAACACGTAGTAGAGTGCAGTGGTTAATTGGTCAGTGTAGCACTGCCTAGAAAAAAATGTCCGTTCAAATCACGAATGTCCttttatatttgaattatttttCTGTACTTTAATTtgtttttattcataaaaataaagataaaaatTGACAATGACAGCTACAGAAATGGACACATGAAATACCAGATCCGAAAAAGATGTTTGCTCAATCAAATCTGGATCGCATACTAAAACTTTCAATAAAAAACTTATAAAACATGAAAATCTAACAAAATTTGATGCTCTTAAATACATATTCACCTAAATTAGGTGAGTATAAAGGTTTTTTAATGTTAACGCACGAGATGTATATCTGTAATTTTTTAAATTAgttaaaaaaaattctaattCTATCAATAATATATATTGCATACTCATATAACTCCCTTTATTTAGggatattttttttaatttaaaaattacaTATATATTTACGAGATAAACGAGAAATAAACTGAGAAAGCCAGAAATAAACAGTGACACCGTAACTCGAATGACCTATCTTGTTTTATGCAAAAAAGAACATGATGATTTGGAGTGCAATTAGCTTCATAGGGTAATATATTAAAAAGTACTCCCTCCGTTCCTAAATATTTTTTCCATTTGTGCTGTACACGTTTGTCGATGtacatttttaatttttaatatatttaattttgtattataattaaatataaaaatttcattatatTAAAGTACATATAAATACGAATCCAATAAAATTACTCATGACTATATTTGGTCATATAGATTAAACGTAAATTAACAGTCAATCGCGTAACATAAATCCTATAAAAAGTCAAAACAGGTAACGTTTTTTGGGACGAATGAAAAATAAGTAAATTTAAAAACCAGATCCAAAGCCAATAATTGAAATCTGATAAGCATAACAATAAcaataaaaaatatagaaattcGTCGGGACATCACGTGATTTATAGGCTGTCGATCATGAACGTGACCCTCCAGCTCAATTTCATCATAATGCGAATCTTTTTCTCGTGGGCCCCTGGATCTCGTATGATCCAGTTAATCGATAcaatgattttaaaaatattaatggcTTGTATTTTTTCTTAAATGATACTTCTCCGTCAACCATTTTTTTACATTTTTCTTTTTCATATATCCTATTCAATTTTTTCCATTTCAAAACTTACCTAAAATAGTCAATGGGTCTCATCACTTTCTCATTTTTCCTTTATTTTCACACTATTTTTACTCCACTATTAaccttttatacattaaaaatcaatgggtCCCGTCACTTCATCCACTCTTTCTTCTCTTTTTCActattttatacatatttcttaattTTCGTGCCCAAACCAAACTTAAAGAATTGACCGGGACAGAGGGAGTAACTTGTAATTTCTGAAAAGCATTGATTATAAATAATGAGAATGAGAACTAAGGTGTGTTTTGACATTGATTCGTAGATCGCAACAGctttttttattgaaaaatagATAAAACAATTGTTTtgataaaattcaaaaaaatatgtTTTCAGCCTAAACAGCCTAAACATGAGGCCTCCCATCCTTTTCAAAAAAAATTACTTTTCAGATTTTACAGTAATAAATGTTGATTTTATCATCAAACCTCATTAatgttattattttttataacATTTTACATAAACATGTACATATTAAAATTTTAACGAACAATTTTTACAAAacacaacaatttttaacaggAATACCAAAGGGTAGAAATACTTTATATCAATTAATCGAATGAATCGTGTCTAACCGGAATAAAATGATTAATTGAATTCAAAATCGTATATTATAATGATTAATCCGGTAATTAATCAATAAAATTGGTAATTTTTGAAACAAAAATATTCCGTAATAATAATATTATTCACAGTTTTGGATAGAAAAATATGttttttgagcaatttgtaaCATTATACAATACCTTTCATTTGATTTTTGTATATAAATACGTAAATGCTACATCAATGATCAAAGTAGTTCACTGCTCTAACTGAGTCAAGCTTAAACCCCCCACTTCTCTCTCCCCAAGGTatatcatctctctctctctctcttgtctctctctcgtctctctctctctctctgtatgcattctctctctctctctccctgtCTCTCTCTGCGCGTGTGTGTATATGCATGTATGTGTCGTGTACCCCTGGTTTGATATCAACATTTGTCCGATGAATGATGATATTACTCAAACCCCTATGCAACTGATATGTATATAGACTGTATATGCGATAGCTATATTATCAGAATTAAGAACCATGTATATGTGTTTTTAGgtgttttttaaatttttttaatgtGTTTCGTGGTGAATTTTattgttaattaattaatttagaaatgTAAAGTGATATTGATCTTTGATCTATAGTAATTCTTTTGTGTGATTAAAGTTATTGTGATTAGATTTTACTAATGCTTGCTTTTGATTTGGTATGAACCCTTGATTTCTCGTAAATTATACATGTTATATTGGCCGGTGCACACATGAGAACTAGTTTCCGGGAGAAGTTGTGTATGTAATGTTCAATAACGTGTTTGTGTTATGTAAAATTTATTAATGTGAATCAGTGTACAACTGAACATTTTTCGATGATTTTTTTGTTGATATTATGTGGCTTTTTTTGAAGTGTTTTTTAATGTTTTGCTTGTAGATCTGTTAGAATGTGAACTGAATTAGATCTAATTGAGCTGTCCTGATGCGAGGGTCACCtccaaaaaaattgaaatatttagCGGGGCCATGAACAAAAAATGTATTCTAATTAATTAAGTAGTGTCTAAATTCTAAAATTAAGCAGGGTCTAAAATTTTGTAACTagatataaattataaattatattaatgaTTTCGAATTCAATGGTGGCCAGTTGTTTTCCTGTTGCTTGTTTGCTTTGTAGATTTTTAGTTTTTGAATTGGGAGTGCTTTTTTGACCAGTCTGATGTATTTTGATACACATTGTAAAGTAGATCTTAGTCATTCAATAATAGCAAAATGATACTCTGTATATTTTCTAGTGACAAGATATAGAAGTACACATAATTGGGTTTAAATTTGTTATTTGATGCAAGATCTCGGAAAAAGTATGTTTTACCAATGTCAGGACGTTTTTCATAAACTTTGAATGACCTGCTCATCTTTTATTTATTAAATTGAAGACTTTGTGTATAAATCACAATCACAAGTAAACCTAATGATATCAAAAAGCTAATATCGCTATAGTGCTATATCAGTTCTAATTGCACAAACTTACTTTTCGTAGCAATCTATGCGCTGTGCCGTAATGCATAAGATTGATAATTGGATATTTGCAACTTGTCTTGAAATATAATCTTGTTTCCTCTCTATAAAGTATATAACTCGCTTGGATTTCTCTTGAACTTCCTCGGTACCACATAGTTGTCATCTTCACTCTACATTTTACATCGGTGATCTTAACTCTTAGGTTTTTTCAAATATGTTATTACTGATTTGTAACTCATATGAGATAACAACTGAGCAAAATATGATCTGCTGTACTTACATGTTTGGTATTATAAGATCTGCCGTGTCCAGATAGATTGCCTAACAATTTTCTGTTTTGTGTTACAGCAGGATAGAGACGTCTGCCTTTCATAATGTCAGATCTTGAGGCCCCACTTCGCCCCAAAAGAAAGAAGATATGGGTGGATTATTTTGTCAACTTCCGTTGGATTATTGTTATCTTTGTCGTCCTTCCTATCTCATTCACATTGTACTTCCTTACCTATCTTGGAGATGTCAGATCAGAGTGGAAGTCCTTCGAGAAGCGTCAGAAGGAACATGACGAGAATGTTAAGAAAGTTGTGAAACGCCTCAAACAGAGAAACCCATCAAAGGACGGTCTTGTTTGCACAGCCCGCAAACCTTATATTGCTGTTGGAATGCGGAATGTTGACTACAAGCGTGCTCGACATTTTGAGGTCGATCTTTCCGCTTTCAGGAACATTCTTGAAATAGATCAAGAAAGAATGATTGCAAAATGTGAACCTCTTGTCAATATGGGACAGATCACCAGGGTCACTGTTCCGATGAATCTCGCCCTTGCTGTTGTTGCTGAGCTTGATGATCTGACTGTTGGTGGTCTCATTAATGGATATGGGATTGAGGGGAGCTCCCATAAGTATGGCCTTTTTGCTGACACTGTTGTTGCCTATGAGATTGTTCTAGCAGACGGGCGGGTTGTAAGAGCCACAAAGGACAATGAATATTCTGACCTTTTTTACGCTATCCCGTGGTCACAAGGGACATTGGGCCTGCTTGTCTCGGCTGAGATTAAGCTGATACCCGTAAAGGAATATATGAAGCTGACCTATACACCAGTCAAAGGTAACTTAAAAGAGCTGGCACAAGGATACATTGATTCTTTTGCACCCAGGGATGGAGATCAGGATAATGATGAGAAGGTGCCAGACTTTGTAGAGACTATGATTTACAATCCTTGTGAAGCTGTTTGCATGACAGGAAGATATGCTTCAAAGGAAGAGGCTAAAAAGAAGGGCAATAAGATTAACGAAGTTGGTTGGTGGTTTAAACCATGGTTCTACCAGCATGCAGAGACAGCACTGAAGAAAGGAGAGTTTGTAGAGTACATTCCAACCAGGGAATACTACCACAGACACACGAGATGTTTGTATTGGGAGGGAAAGCTCATCCTTCCATTTGGTGATCAATGGTGGTTTAGGTATACCCTTGGTTGGTTGATGCCACCCAAGGTCTCTTTGCTGAAGGCTACTCAAGGTGAAGCTATCAGAAACTATTACCATGAAATGCATGTCATTCAAGATATGCTTGTTCCACTTTACAAGGTTGGCGATGCTCTAGAGTTTGTTGACCGTGAAATGGAGGTAAATTTCCTATTAACTAGTGTAGATACCTTATTATACaattatttattatgaaatatCTGTATATGGCCAATAATGCATACAACCAAAGCCATAAACAAAATCCGAAAGAAAGAACTGAATTACAATATCCGAGCATGATAATCTTAGGCCTTGGTGCAGTTATGATGGCTAACTGGATGTTAAAACTTTATGTAAACTTATCTATGATAAGTGTTCCCAAAAGAGAATATTTGAAATACTAAAGGAATCCACAAATAACAATGTGGAGTCTCAAAGAACCTAATATGCAAGTGCAACTAAGAGTGACCATGTGTATAACATCTTAATAAgaacaaaattaaaattaaaaattggaAGTGGAAGAATTATAAATGTACAGTAATTTTTTAAGTTCTTTCATGACAAGTTCAGTGTTCTGGGTTTAGTATTTCTGGTGTTCAAGTCACGAAAGGATAATGGTTTTATCTTTATTACAGCTCTATCCACTTTGGCTCTGCCCACACAAGCTGTACAAGTTACCTTGCAAGACGATGATATATCCTGAACCGGGATTTGAGCTACATCAAAGACAGGGGGACACAAGCTATGCTCAGATGTACACAGATGTTGGAGTCTACTACGCTCCTGGACCCGTCTTAAGGGGCGAGGAGTTCGATGGTGCAGAGGCTGTGCGCCGCTTGGAGAGCTGGTTGATTGAAAACCATGGGTTCCAGCCACAGTATGCCGTGTCAGAGCTCAATGAGAAGAGTTTCTGGAAGATGTTTGATGCTGGGCTTTATGAGCAGTGCAGGAGGAAGTATGGAGCTGTCGGAACCTTCATGAGCGTGTACTACAAGTGTAAGAAAGGTAGGAAGACTGAGAAAGAGGTTCAGGAAGCCGAGCAAGCCCATCTTGAAACCGCTTATGCAGAAGTGGACATGCCAGTAGATTAAATTTTATGTAGGTTTTCTCGCCAGATCATATGAGATCTGTTTCTGGCCTTTATCATTTAATGTTCGTCCAATGTTTGTAGTTCTTGCACATTTTTGGCTATGGTTGTTGCTTAACTAGTCAGATTAAAACTATTTGGAATATCCATCGTTTTCCCTTGGTTCTTACAAGACTTAAGCTAAAGCTGCTGGTGCTGTTCTGTACATTTGATTCCAGTTCTGGACAGATTTAAATGAGGCTATATATGATCATATTTGATCACGCACTATTTAAAACATTTCGTGCCTACGTACGAAAAGTGTCAAACAAACACAAGCAGCCCCGAAAAATTTATGTGCCATAAATAAAAAGAGGTTTCACCCTTTGTATGTATAGACTATAAAGTTGACtagaataataaaatatatataaggTGTTTACGTGAAAGAAAAAATGCGATTGTTTTTATTGGTGTATCAAAATTGTATGCAGCAAACAATAAATATTGATCCATTCATACGTTACAGGATCTCAAAAAATAAATATTGTTATTAGTTAAAATAATTCACGGTgcttattaaataaaaataaacatTACAGCTTATTCTCAGAGAGATGCGTGCATGATAATTATTAACCGATATTATGAAATTCACAACAGCAGCGAACAAAAATGAGATTAATGTGACCGGAAGGAAACAATGAACTTTTCACATGACTGGTGCAAATGAACTAATGCAGAAAAAGATAAACTTTTTAAAACTTAGTTGGATTCCAAATTTTCAAGATATTAATTAGGGAttgttaaaaaaaaaaatatttaactacCAATTTCTTTATACAGGAGAACCTTGGTTTCTCAATATTTGATAAACGAATAATCTCctcaaataaataatttttctCAGTCCCAACATAATAGAGATGATGTATTTTTCTCCTCGATAAATGAAATTAATGAATAAAATATTACGATACCAAGGATATTCATTTATCGAGGTTTAACTGTAACATAGAAACGGGGTTGCGGGGTGTAACATTTATTCGACCAAATTTGTTTTCTAGGAAAACGCGCTCGGTTGTTCATCCCCATCCCCATAGTACGTCCACGTTTCAATGGAAGTTGCTCCAGCATCGGGCGCCTTGAGAACTTCCACTTCCAAGGACCATGATTCACACTCACCCAATACCCCATTGGTTTTCTACTTCGAACCTGAACTTTTCAAATTGCTTTTATGAATAATACATAATAGAAAGTATTTTTGTGAAAGTGAGCATGAGCGGAAAGGAATTTACAATGGAAAAGACGAAGTGCCAAAAGAAAAACGGAAGAAACGCATACCAGGCCAGATCGAGGATCGGAGATGAGAGAATTCCATTGTTTCGAAACAGATTTGAATCGAGTAAGTGATCGGCTAGGAAGACAACGTAAGATTAGAATAATGAGGTCGTCGTTGCACCCGATTAAGTCTGCTGACCCACTTTGCTGCTCCGCAGAGCACCTCCCGAGTATGGATTCCTGGAATTCAGAACATCATACAAAATATGAGGCGAATCTCTTCACTAAAGCCATAGTGCTTACTAAATCCAAACAAAACATTACAGCTTATTCTTAGAGAGATGCGTGCATGATAATTATTAACCGATATTATGAAATTCACAACAGCAGCGAACAAAAATGAGATTAATGTGACCATAAGGAAAAAAATGAACTTTTCACATGGCTGGTGCGAATGAACTGATGCAGAAAAAGAGAAACATATAGTAAAAACACATGCGTAAGTGGCCCTAAAGCAATTGCAGTTAGTGATGTTTGTGTTTACCAGGGGCCTGGGATGTTGAGGCATGGGCCACGTGCCCCCCTAAATAAAATTTAACCATTTTTaccaataattttttttgaaatttacaaaaatgtcccgatcaattattttaaaaaaattataaggACGTCTTCCAAAATATACTCGGTGTTCATCAAAAAACAAATTTCGGATCCGCCAGGTAAAAAAGGTAAGATACTAATTACTTAAATAAGATACTGGTGATTGTTTTCTAGAGGTAATTAATAAGAAAATGTATACACCAAATTGTGGTAATTAAGTGGAGTGATAGGATTAAGCAGGGGCAAaagtatgatatatatatatatatttcatcgTCTTCCGCTTTGTCATGCCCTTGGAACaaattcaaaataatataaaataaaatattagatAGGGACCAACTTTTGATTGTTATATGCAACTAAAAGCTGAACATgttcataaaaataaaaattgcCCGATATAAGATAGGCATAACCTTAATAATAGCAAGAGTGATATTGATGAAGCTAGCCAAAACCATAATAATAGCAAGGAACAGTCATTCAAGCTACAATCCATATAGACAGGGACCAAATGTTTATAAAAATATCAGGGTGTCTTCCAAAATATACTCTATATTCATACAAAAACAAAATTTTGGATCCGCCCATTACGTTTCCTGATATGAAATGAGCACCTTCCAAGAGTGAATTTCTGTAAGTCAAAACAGCAGATATGAGACACCCCATGCAGATATAAGAAAATTAATGAGGTATCTGTATTAAGTTATCAGGGGATCCTGTATTAAGTTATGAGGGGATCCTCGAAAGAGGTGCGGGCAGTGTGATTTTTTCCTTACAAACCAAACCGCACAAGTAGCAAAGGCAAGAGTAAATAGTGTATGTACCTGAGCACTCCCGATCAGCTTGATGGTGTGTTTTTGCTTTCGATTTGCCATGCCCTAAGGACAAACAAATTCATTCaaaacaatattaaaaaaaaaactattaGAGGATTTGctcaacacacacacactcacacatACAATTAAGGTACCTAGATACATACATCAATTTGTATATACATAGATAGATATACAACTTAGAAAGCAACTTACCTATTAGTTCTGACAAGATTAGAATCACCGAACTGAGAGACTTCgggtgtgtttggtattgctgttgcagacagcaacaacagctttttgctgaaaagcagttaaaaaactgtttggtaaaatttaaaagctgcTTTTCTGAAAAGTGTTTTTGGCTtaaaagctgctgttagagaAAGCATGTCCCCATACTTTTAGAAAAAGCTGATTTTCAGTTGCGGGAAGCAGGTactgatttcaccatcaaaccttaccaaaaacataattatttttaattttttgcatcaaaacatatacgaatcaaaaaaattaccaaacagtcatctgatttttacaacagcaTTTTTTCCAGCAAcactttttctaacagcacagcaatttttaacagcaatcccaAACAGAGCCGAACGTCCCGATTTAGGGTTTTTTATATTAGGTTCAGAGCGTGGGGATGTTTTCTGTTTTTTTTaattagaaaataataaaaaactgattttcagaattttcttatttcattttagaAGATATACAAATTCAACACATAttcaaaaaaatttattttttaaaaaaccCCCTAATATAACTCTGAAATATATAAAATTACATAGAAGGAAAAGGGTAATATGGTAAAAAAACAGCCCTACAaaattaacataaatataaataaattacaaATAAATCAAACCAGATTTCAATTCTTCGATCTCACTCGGCTATTATTATGGTAATACTCTAATTTAATTTATTTCCTCACTAGTTTATAAACCCTtgtttttattaaattaatttaagtTAGGGTTTGATGCTTCAGTTTTAACTGTAACTAATCACTAATTAGTTCGTTAATTTATATTCATGTTCATATACGCGTGTGTATATATCGTGTTTGTAATCAGTTTGATTAGTGTTGCTTGTTACTGGATTTATGGACTCTTGATGGCACTCTATAACCCCTAGCTTTGCGTAATTTTAGTTTTGTTCTCCGTTGCTTGTGTGTTTTGAATCTTTTGATAGGTCTTGTTTTTTTCGAGTTTCTCGAGAATTAGAAGTATGTATATGTTGTGTTAGTTTAGTTTTTTGGTTAGGGTTTTTGATGTTTGAGTTTGCGGTTTTGGGAAAAAATATAAATTGATCACTTGTTTCGTCCAAATATATCAGTATGTCATTATTTTGCAGTTTGAGTCAATTTTGATCATCAATTTAAAATTTTGTATCAAATTAATCATATGTCGATCACTAAATTGATACAAAATTTTAACATTTTAATAACTAAGTtgattcaaaattttaaattagtAACCAAATTGAGTCAAACTGGAAAGTAATGACATATTCAATATATTTGGATGAAAGATGAAATGAGTGATCAATTTGATA is a window from the Apium graveolens cultivar Ventura chromosome 1, ASM990537v1, whole genome shotgun sequence genome containing:
- the LOC141679294 gene encoding delta(24)-sterol reductase; amino-acid sequence: MSDLEAPLRPKRKKIWVDYFVNFRWIIVIFVVLPISFTLYFLTYLGDVRSEWKSFEKRQKEHDENVKKVVKRLKQRNPSKDGLVCTARKPYIAVGMRNVDYKRARHFEVDLSAFRNILEIDQERMIAKCEPLVNMGQITRVTVPMNLALAVVAELDDLTVGGLINGYGIEGSSHKYGLFADTVVAYEIVLADGRVVRATKDNEYSDLFYAIPWSQGTLGLLVSAEIKLIPVKEYMKLTYTPVKGNLKELAQGYIDSFAPRDGDQDNDEKVPDFVETMIYNPCEAVCMTGRYASKEEAKKKGNKINEVGWWFKPWFYQHAETALKKGEFVEYIPTREYYHRHTRCLYWEGKLILPFGDQWWFRYTLGWLMPPKVSLLKATQGEAIRNYYHEMHVIQDMLVPLYKVGDALEFVDREMELYPLWLCPHKLYKLPCKTMIYPEPGFELHQRQGDTSYAQMYTDVGVYYAPGPVLRGEEFDGAEAVRRLESWLIENHGFQPQYAVSELNEKSFWKMFDAGLYEQCRRKYGAVGTFMSVYYKCKKGRKTEKEVQEAEQAHLETAYAEVDMPVD
- the LOC141679286 gene encoding transcription initiation factor TFIID subunit 15-like, with protein sequence MASYSGKGAPSNGSVYVCDLPPGTDEKMLDAHFSTIGVIKRDKRTSKPKIWLYRDKVTNEPKGDATVTYEDPYAASAAVEWFNNKDFYGATIKVFMAESKKDDNSYSAAVPAEEISLGGEFGGHEESATDRNGGGGRGRGRGDVPAAKAWQQDGDWTCPNTSCGNVNFAFRGVCNRCGSARPSGAFGGGGGGGGRGRGRNSESGGPGRGAAAPTGLFGPNDWPCPMCANINWAKRNKCNVCNTNKPGTNEGGVRGGRAGGYKELDEEEIEETRRRRREAEDDGEMYDEFGNLKKKFRAKLQQAETGQVLPGTGRAGWEVEELGMSDRDRRERSRDRGRERERDERDTNKLRELDDRDRRRSRSRERDRGRDRGRGYDNDREYGRDRERDRDRERDRHRY